In Microbacterium pumilum, the following proteins share a genomic window:
- a CDS encoding ABC transporter substrate-binding protein: MERTKMFHSKKRVFTGAALAAGTALILAGCASGGSAPDAAATFDPNEKVTLDFAFWGNDVRGDLYNQAIEAFNEEYPNITVNSTFLAWDEYWEKRQTEAAGKNLPDVFQMDMTYVRQYSENGLLADLSPYLGSIIATDGYEENVLNIAKVGDAVAGMPVSTNALGMFENPTLADEVGIAPFGGGSWDDYIDWLYDARDAADAGGLEVWGGSNPTGFIQTFELALRSEGKAVFNEDGEIGFTKEDLADFWNQGTPLIEDGVVIPQQRIEELAPLTGFDSAKQLSEITWDNFGAGYLANLGEAYPELDLVAPPVFKEGAKDLYLKAGMLLSAAQTSDHPQAAATFIDFMVNSPEAGAIFGTNRGLPASSTQRDGVELDATAQQILDYEASIADRLGDPPPVPIIGYGSVEAKFKELGQELGFGTITVDDAVDQLFTEIDVILNQ; the protein is encoded by the coding sequence ATGGAAAGGACGAAGATGTTCCACAGTAAGAAGCGGGTATTCACCGGCGCCGCACTCGCGGCCGGCACAGCCCTGATCCTGGCTGGCTGCGCCAGCGGAGGAAGCGCGCCCGATGCCGCAGCCACGTTCGACCCTAACGAGAAAGTCACCCTCGACTTCGCCTTCTGGGGCAACGACGTACGTGGCGACCTCTACAACCAGGCAATCGAAGCCTTCAATGAGGAATACCCGAACATCACCGTGAACTCGACGTTCCTCGCCTGGGATGAGTACTGGGAGAAGCGTCAGACAGAAGCCGCTGGCAAGAACCTGCCGGATGTTTTCCAGATGGATATGACGTACGTCCGCCAGTACTCAGAGAACGGTCTTCTCGCCGACCTCAGCCCATACCTCGGCAGCATTATCGCGACCGACGGATACGAGGAGAATGTGCTCAACATCGCGAAGGTCGGTGACGCCGTAGCAGGGATGCCCGTCTCGACGAACGCCCTCGGCATGTTCGAGAACCCGACGCTCGCCGACGAGGTGGGCATCGCTCCATTCGGCGGTGGCTCGTGGGATGACTACATCGACTGGCTGTATGACGCGCGTGACGCGGCCGATGCGGGCGGGCTCGAGGTGTGGGGCGGGAGCAACCCGACCGGCTTCATTCAGACTTTCGAACTCGCGCTTCGCTCTGAGGGCAAGGCGGTCTTCAACGAGGACGGCGAGATCGGCTTCACCAAGGAGGACCTGGCCGACTTCTGGAACCAAGGCACCCCGCTCATCGAAGACGGCGTTGTGATCCCGCAACAGCGAATTGAAGAGTTGGCGCCGCTAACGGGCTTCGACTCAGCAAAGCAGCTCAGCGAGATCACATGGGACAACTTCGGCGCCGGCTATCTTGCCAACCTGGGAGAGGCCTATCCCGAGCTGGACCTCGTCGCCCCGCCAGTCTTCAAGGAGGGCGCCAAGGATCTCTACCTGAAGGCGGGCATGCTGCTGTCGGCCGCACAGACCAGCGACCACCCGCAGGCCGCCGCCACGTTCATCGACTTCATGGTGAACAGCCCTGAAGCTGGCGCGATCTTTGGTACAAACCGGGGACTACCGGCTTCTTCGACCCAGCGCGACGGTGTCGAGCTCGATGCCACGGCGCAGCAGATCCTCGACTATGAGGCGTCGATTGCGGACCGTCTCGGTGACCCGCCCCCGGTGCCGATCATCGGCTATGGCTCCGTCGAGGCCAAGTTCAAGGAGCTCGGCCAAGAGCTCGGCTTCGGAACCATCACCGTGGACGACGCCGTCGATCAACTCTTCACTGAGATCGACGTCATCCTCAACCAGTGA
- a CDS encoding substrate-binding domain-containing protein, translating to MPSLTFNPSMMLSGATRTAHDAGYKVEIISPEGGAGARATRILELADGHMVDGILSFSSVDIPDADLPADTAIVIAAEFDDEMRGIGQLADAAPIVEIIERLAMLGHRRFFHIAGPAQFASARARATAFRETVGRLGLESMGVYGGDWSGESGIAAVQSIRSGHEPTAIVAANDLVAMGALRAATQRGWDVPGDVSLTGWDDAPGSAFLTPSLTSVDLNLERIGGNAMARLIAKLRDEAPQPSEESVSRIVWRESTGPAPHG from the coding sequence ATGCCATCACTCACCTTCAATCCCAGCATGATGCTGTCCGGCGCAACACGCACCGCCCACGACGCCGGATACAAGGTCGAGATCATTAGCCCCGAGGGTGGAGCGGGTGCCCGTGCGACGCGAATCCTGGAGCTTGCCGACGGTCATATGGTCGACGGCATCCTGTCGTTCTCGTCTGTCGATATACCCGACGCGGATCTACCGGCAGACACCGCAATCGTGATAGCTGCAGAGTTCGACGACGAAATGCGCGGGATCGGCCAGCTCGCCGACGCCGCCCCGATCGTCGAGATCATCGAGCGCCTTGCGATGCTCGGACATCGGCGCTTCTTCCACATCGCGGGTCCCGCCCAGTTTGCATCGGCCCGGGCCCGTGCCACGGCGTTCCGAGAAACCGTCGGCCGGCTCGGGCTGGAATCCATGGGAGTGTACGGCGGCGACTGGTCGGGCGAATCCGGAATAGCAGCGGTCCAGTCGATCCGAAGCGGACATGAACCGACAGCCATCGTCGCTGCGAACGACCTCGTCGCCATGGGTGCTTTGCGCGCCGCCACACAGCGAGGGTGGGATGTCCCGGGTGATGTGAGCCTTACCGGATGGGATGACGCCCCTGGGAGCGCCTTCCTCACTCCCTCGCTGACTTCGGTCGACCTGAATCTCGAGCGCATCGGAGGTAACGCGATGGCGCGGCTGATCGCGAAGCTCCGTGACGAGGCACCTCAGCCATCCGAGGAGTCCGTCAGCAGAATTGTCTGGCGCGAGTCCACCGGTCCCGCGCCGCACGGCTAG
- a CDS encoding glycoside hydrolase family 2 TIM barrel-domain containing protein: MPSTGNTERAYERFETARGVLPPRAWARSDAPRIDLNGRWRFRLSPDPSAPIDFLDGLPAAWSDIDIPSHWQLRGHGAPIYTNQAYPFPLDPPRVPDDNPTGDYVRTFDVPELWREGRVFLRFEGVDSFATVWVNGIELGSTSGSRLANEFDITESVRPGERNVVAVRVLQWSSNSYLEDQDMWWLSGIFRDVSVELRRAGSIGDHRIQADFDAQTGTGFLRVDTDVPATVVVEELGIDAPVGQLIAIDQVEPWSAEQPRLYRGRIVGSGEIIEIVVGFRRVEVDDGLIKVNGRRVQFRGVNRHDFHPEQGRAVDAETMLSDVLLMKRHNINAVRTSHYPPHPHFLELCDKYGLWVIDECDFETHGFGAEGDDPGAGNPVDDVRWQSALVSRMRRMVARDRNHPSIVMWSLGNECGPGVNVEAMSSAARELDSTRLIHYERDFTSAQVDVYSRMYLTYEEVEQIGRGDEPPLDDPALTAHRNAQPFILAEYAHAMGNGPGGLSEYQELFDRYPRLQGGFVWEWIDHGLRTTDTSGRTFWAYGGDFGEELHDGNFVADGLLFPDRTPSPGLLELKKVLEPVRLDLVTGGIRVTNAQDIVGTSLFSAEWVLEEEGIARARGSFPLPDISARGESVVPLPDFPATDAETWFTVRIVLAASTSWASAGHELSASQWQIRPPQSVAAVRHAPVAAPLVAAPLVGPGEFDARGRLQRFAGIDLVSPCLDVWRAPIDNDFGYYGEPLEPFWRAEGLHRMQQRVDSIRWTDADLQVITRTGAAGSRLALLSTWRWSTDGADLRLSLTVEQVGDWTVPLPRLGIRMGLPAFVHTVEWFGRGPGEAYSDSARAQLVGRYASEVDDLQTPYLMPQENGNRLDARWVVFGIGGNRGLRVSSLEPFSFTTRRWTSEDLDAAKHPNDLVAGDRVWLNLDVAQYGLGSASCGPGVHPRYLRELFPARLDLRFAVGDAQ; the protein is encoded by the coding sequence GTGCCGTCGACCGGCAACACTGAACGCGCCTATGAGCGGTTCGAGACTGCCCGCGGAGTTCTTCCGCCGCGTGCTTGGGCTCGATCGGACGCGCCACGCATCGACTTGAACGGTCGCTGGCGCTTCCGACTGAGCCCCGACCCATCCGCGCCGATCGACTTCCTCGACGGTCTGCCCGCGGCATGGAGCGACATCGACATACCCTCTCACTGGCAGCTCCGCGGCCACGGCGCACCGATCTACACGAACCAGGCGTACCCGTTCCCGCTCGACCCGCCGCGCGTTCCCGACGATAACCCCACCGGCGACTACGTCCGCACCTTCGACGTACCCGAACTCTGGCGTGAGGGCCGAGTATTCCTCCGGTTCGAGGGTGTGGACTCGTTCGCCACTGTGTGGGTAAACGGGATCGAGCTCGGCTCCACGAGCGGTAGCCGCCTTGCGAATGAGTTCGACATCACTGAGAGCGTCCGACCAGGGGAGCGGAATGTGGTCGCCGTGCGCGTGCTCCAATGGTCCTCGAACAGCTACCTGGAGGACCAGGACATGTGGTGGCTTTCGGGGATTTTTCGCGACGTCAGCGTGGAGCTGCGGCGCGCGGGATCAATCGGGGACCACCGTATCCAGGCGGACTTCGATGCGCAGACCGGTACCGGCTTCCTCCGCGTGGACACAGACGTGCCCGCGACCGTGGTCGTAGAGGAGCTGGGGATCGACGCGCCAGTGGGCCAGCTCATCGCGATCGATCAGGTCGAGCCCTGGTCGGCGGAACAGCCCCGCCTCTACCGCGGCCGCATTGTCGGCTCCGGAGAGATCATCGAAATCGTTGTCGGGTTCCGCAGGGTCGAGGTCGACGATGGTCTGATCAAGGTCAACGGCCGTCGCGTTCAGTTCCGTGGCGTCAACCGTCACGACTTCCATCCCGAGCAGGGTCGGGCAGTGGACGCCGAGACGATGCTGTCCGATGTGCTGCTGATGAAACGCCACAACATCAACGCTGTGCGCACGAGCCACTACCCACCGCACCCGCATTTTCTCGAACTCTGCGATAAATACGGCCTCTGGGTCATCGACGAGTGCGACTTCGAGACGCACGGGTTCGGCGCCGAGGGTGACGACCCCGGTGCCGGCAATCCGGTCGACGACGTGCGCTGGCAGAGTGCGCTGGTCAGCCGGATGCGGCGCATGGTGGCTCGCGATCGCAACCACCCGAGCATCGTCATGTGGTCTCTTGGAAACGAGTGCGGCCCGGGCGTCAACGTGGAGGCGATGTCATCGGCGGCACGAGAGCTCGACTCGACTCGTCTGATCCACTATGAGCGCGACTTCACCAGCGCTCAGGTTGACGTTTACAGCCGCATGTATCTCACCTACGAAGAGGTCGAACAGATCGGACGCGGCGATGAGCCGCCACTCGACGACCCTGCGCTCACCGCGCATCGGAATGCACAACCGTTCATCCTCGCCGAGTACGCCCACGCCATGGGCAATGGCCCGGGCGGTCTTTCCGAGTATCAAGAGCTGTTCGACCGCTATCCGCGGCTCCAGGGCGGGTTCGTCTGGGAGTGGATCGACCACGGACTTCGCACGACGGACACCTCCGGCCGAACCTTCTGGGCGTACGGCGGCGACTTCGGGGAAGAACTGCACGACGGCAATTTCGTCGCCGACGGGCTCCTCTTCCCCGACCGCACCCCGTCGCCGGGACTGCTCGAGCTCAAAAAGGTGCTTGAGCCCGTGCGCCTCGACCTGGTGACGGGTGGCATCCGGGTAACAAATGCTCAGGACATCGTCGGGACCTCCCTATTCTCAGCGGAGTGGGTACTCGAGGAGGAGGGGATCGCACGCGCACGGGGATCGTTCCCCCTTCCGGATATCTCGGCGCGAGGCGAGTCAGTCGTGCCGCTGCCGGACTTCCCTGCTACGGACGCCGAGACCTGGTTCACCGTCCGCATCGTTCTCGCAGCGAGTACCTCCTGGGCGTCAGCCGGACACGAGCTCTCGGCGTCGCAGTGGCAAATCCGCCCTCCGCAGTCGGTGGCAGCAGTGCGCCACGCACCCGTCGCCGCACCTCTTGTCGCCGCACCTCTTGTCGGCCCGGGCGAGTTCGATGCGCGCGGTAGGCTGCAGCGATTCGCAGGCATCGACCTCGTCTCGCCGTGCCTGGATGTCTGGCGTGCACCGATCGACAACGACTTCGGCTACTACGGCGAGCCGCTCGAGCCGTTCTGGCGGGCTGAGGGATTGCATCGCATGCAGCAGCGCGTGGACTCCATCCGGTGGACGGATGCCGATTTGCAAGTGATTACCCGCACCGGCGCGGCCGGGTCGCGGCTCGCACTGCTGAGCACATGGCGCTGGTCGACCGACGGAGCTGACCTGCGGTTGTCGCTCACGGTCGAGCAGGTCGGCGACTGGACGGTACCGCTGCCACGGCTCGGTATACGGATGGGCCTTCCGGCCTTCGTACACACTGTCGAATGGTTCGGTCGCGGGCCGGGTGAGGCATACTCCGATTCCGCCCGTGCCCAGCTCGTGGGACGCTATGCAAGCGAAGTCGACGACCTCCAGACACCGTACTTGATGCCGCAAGAGAACGGGAACCGCCTGGACGCCCGTTGGGTGGTGTTCGGGATTGGGGGCAATCGAGGGCTGCGCGTCTCGTCGCTGGAGCCGTTCTCGTTCACCACGCGACGGTGGACGAGCGAGGATCTCGACGCTGCGAAGCATCCGAATGACCTAGTAGCGGGGGATCGGGTGTGGCTGAATCTCGATGTTGCGCAATACGGTCTCGGCTCAGCCTCCTGCGGGCCAGGAGTGCATCCCCGCTACTTGCGCGAGCTCTTTCCGGCTCGCCTCGACCTGCGGTTCGCTGTCGGCGACGCCCAGTGA